Proteins from a genomic interval of Rhodothermus marinus:
- a CDS encoding type II CAAX endopeptidase family protein, producing MEEQNVWLNGPLERAQWPPLLTAILGLLLAFVLFQLVISPLVLVLGVLSRGQDPSVLMDLPRLVQGWPGLLLLANTAGQVLGLALPAWLLTLLHTRQAPRFLRLQPVRGSDLGWALLGLAFLMPVVQWLGHVNEALPLPESWRAFDAMQMELIEAALQGGLDVGANLLMLAVVPAFCEELLFRGYVQRQAERALGAVGGILFSGIVFGLYHLRLTQVLPLCVLGVYLAYLVWRTGSLWSAVAVHLANNAFSVLLAAYAEHHPRLSWQDLEQLEVPWYLVVLGLIGFGWVLFRLERRTRLTKNLTEPLP from the coding sequence ATGGAGGAACAGAACGTCTGGCTGAACGGACCGCTGGAGCGGGCGCAGTGGCCGCCGCTACTGACGGCCATACTGGGCCTGCTGCTGGCGTTTGTGCTGTTTCAACTGGTGATCAGTCCGCTGGTGCTCGTGCTGGGCGTCCTGAGCCGGGGACAGGATCCATCGGTGCTCATGGACCTGCCGCGCCTGGTGCAGGGCTGGCCCGGGTTGCTGCTGCTGGCCAACACGGCCGGTCAGGTGCTGGGGCTGGCCCTGCCGGCCTGGCTGTTGACGTTGCTGCACACTCGCCAGGCGCCGCGCTTTCTACGGCTGCAGCCGGTCCGAGGAAGCGATCTGGGCTGGGCCCTGCTGGGGCTGGCCTTTCTGATGCCGGTGGTGCAGTGGCTGGGACACGTCAACGAGGCGCTGCCGCTGCCCGAGTCGTGGCGGGCCTTCGACGCAATGCAGATGGAGCTGATCGAGGCAGCTCTGCAGGGTGGTCTCGACGTGGGGGCCAACCTGCTGATGCTGGCCGTGGTGCCTGCTTTCTGCGAGGAGCTGCTGTTCCGGGGCTACGTGCAGCGGCAGGCCGAACGGGCCCTGGGTGCCGTCGGCGGGATTCTTTTTTCCGGGATCGTCTTCGGCCTCTACCATCTGCGGCTGACGCAGGTGCTTCCGCTGTGCGTGCTGGGCGTGTACCTGGCCTACCTGGTCTGGCGAACCGGCAGCCTCTGGAGTGCCGTGGCCGTTCACCTGGCCAACAATGCGTTTTCAGTGCTACTGGCCGCTTACGCCGAGCATCATCCGCGCCTGAGCTGGCAGGACCTGGAGCAGCTCGAGGTGCCCTGGTATCTGGTGGTGCTGGGGTTGATCGGCTTTGGCTGGGTACTTTTTCGGCTGGAGCGGCGTACCCGTTTGACAAAGAACCTGACGGAGCCATTACCATGA
- the mutL gene encoding DNA mismatch repair endonuclease MutL, which yields MTPEATDSLIRIMPESLANKIAAGEVVQRPASVVKELVENALDAGARNITVILKDAGKTLVQVVDDGCGMSPADARLCFQRHATSKIRTIEDLERIRTLGFRGEALASIAAVARVELKTKRAQDAAGYRVQIEGGQLIAAEPCATANGTSVAVRNLFYNVPARRNFLKTPATEFKHIVETFQVLALSHPEVGFTLIHDDVEIYRLVPESDPSPAERLRRRIGTLFGPEYALQTIPVEETTSYLSVRGFLGRPELHRKSRGEQFFFVNRRYVRHRYLEHAVTSSYEHLIPEGAHPFFVLFLELDPKHVDVNVHPTKAEVKFDDERGIYGVLRAIVRRALGMADLVPQLESAAAVTVPAGAGQPAAAPRTEVSGATPLRMPPGEVSRRLYAVEPEEVEPAPRQTVLPSSVRPESDEEAPEHDTLIWQVHDRYILTQIRSGLLLIDQNAAHERILYERALRNLESGFGLSQQLLFPQTLEFSPADFALIEELLPDLRALGFDLELFSGRTVVVRGVPDDIRPGDERTMLEDLLAQYKANLPLRLPSRENLARSVARRNAIRPGTRLTEKQMRTLIDQLFLCETPYVSPTGRPTMIRLTLEELERRFGRA from the coding sequence ATGACGCCGGAAGCCACCGACAGCCTGATCCGGATCATGCCGGAATCCCTGGCGAACAAGATTGCCGCCGGGGAGGTGGTCCAACGTCCGGCTTCGGTTGTCAAAGAACTCGTCGAAAACGCACTGGACGCCGGCGCTCGCAACATTACGGTTATCCTGAAAGATGCGGGCAAAACGCTCGTGCAGGTGGTCGATGACGGCTGCGGCATGAGTCCGGCCGACGCCCGCCTGTGCTTTCAGCGACACGCCACCAGCAAGATTCGCACGATCGAAGACCTGGAGCGCATTCGCACGCTGGGCTTTCGGGGCGAGGCGCTCGCTTCGATTGCCGCTGTGGCCCGCGTCGAACTGAAGACGAAGCGCGCGCAGGATGCGGCCGGTTACCGGGTTCAGATCGAAGGGGGCCAATTGATTGCGGCCGAGCCCTGCGCCACGGCCAACGGCACCTCGGTGGCCGTGCGCAACCTGTTCTACAACGTGCCGGCCCGTCGCAATTTTCTCAAGACGCCGGCCACCGAGTTCAAACACATCGTCGAGACCTTCCAGGTGCTGGCGCTCTCGCACCCGGAAGTGGGCTTCACGCTCATCCACGACGACGTGGAGATCTATCGCCTGGTGCCCGAGAGCGATCCGTCGCCGGCCGAACGGCTACGCCGGCGTATCGGGACGCTTTTCGGACCGGAGTATGCGCTGCAGACGATTCCGGTCGAGGAGACGACCAGCTACCTGTCGGTACGAGGTTTTCTGGGGCGGCCCGAGCTGCACCGGAAAAGCCGGGGCGAGCAGTTCTTTTTCGTCAACCGTCGCTACGTGCGCCATCGCTACCTGGAACACGCCGTCACGAGCAGCTACGAGCACCTGATTCCGGAAGGGGCGCATCCGTTTTTCGTGCTGTTTCTGGAGCTGGACCCGAAGCACGTGGACGTGAACGTGCACCCCACCAAGGCGGAGGTCAAGTTCGACGACGAGCGGGGTATCTACGGAGTGCTTCGGGCTATTGTGCGCCGGGCGCTGGGCATGGCCGATCTGGTGCCACAACTGGAGTCGGCCGCCGCCGTGACGGTGCCAGCGGGTGCCGGGCAGCCTGCTGCTGCACCGCGTACCGAGGTCTCCGGGGCAACACCGCTGCGTATGCCGCCCGGCGAGGTGAGCCGTCGGCTCTACGCCGTGGAGCCAGAGGAGGTCGAGCCAGCTCCCCGGCAGACCGTACTGCCTTCGAGCGTGCGGCCGGAGAGCGACGAGGAAGCGCCTGAGCACGATACGCTGATCTGGCAGGTGCACGACCGCTACATCCTGACGCAGATTCGATCGGGCCTGCTTCTGATCGACCAGAACGCCGCGCACGAGCGCATCCTCTACGAGCGGGCGCTGCGTAACCTGGAAAGCGGCTTCGGGCTGTCGCAGCAGTTGCTCTTTCCGCAGACGCTGGAATTCTCGCCGGCCGACTTCGCGCTGATCGAGGAGCTGTTGCCCGATCTGCGGGCACTGGGCTTCGACCTGGAGCTATTCAGCGGGCGTACCGTGGTGGTGCGCGGGGTGCCCGACGACATCCGCCCCGGCGACGAACGTACCATGCTCGAAGACCTGCTGGCCCAGTACAAGGCCAACCTGCCGCTGCGGCTTCCCAGCCGGGAGAACCTGGCCCGGAGTGTAGCCCGACGCAATGCGATTCGTCCCGGCACGCGCCTGACCGAAAAACAGATGCGCACGCTCATCGACCAGCTCTTTCTCTGCGAGACGCCGTACGTGTCGCCTACAGGGCGGCCGACCATGATCCGCCTTACGCTCGAGGAACTGGAGCGGCGCTTCGGACGCGCCTGA
- the hpt gene encoding hypoxanthine phosphoribosyltransferase, with amino-acid sequence MACTSTPVPCEIPEVVECRGERFRLFLDAATLQQRVAELGRQISRDYEGKRPILIGVLNGAFMFLADLMRYITIDCEVDFLKLSSYGAEKVSSGQVYELKKIDADIRGRHVLIVEDIVDTGLSMQFILERLKAYEPASVATVTLLHKVEATQVDVPLDYVGFRIPNKFVIGYGLDYGQLARNLASIYILDDNP; translated from the coding sequence ATGGCCTGTACCAGTACTCCGGTGCCCTGCGAGATTCCCGAGGTGGTGGAATGTCGTGGTGAACGGTTTCGGCTGTTTCTGGACGCCGCCACGCTGCAGCAACGCGTAGCCGAGCTGGGACGCCAGATCAGCCGGGACTACGAGGGAAAGCGACCCATCCTGATCGGCGTGCTCAACGGCGCATTCATGTTTCTGGCCGATCTCATGCGCTACATCACGATCGACTGTGAGGTCGATTTTCTGAAACTCTCCTCGTACGGGGCCGAGAAGGTATCGAGTGGGCAGGTGTACGAGCTGAAAAAAATCGACGCCGATATTCGCGGGCGGCACGTGCTGATCGTAGAAGACATCGTCGATACGGGTCTGTCCATGCAGTTCATCCTGGAACGTCTGAAGGCATACGAGCCCGCCTCGGTGGCAACGGTCACGCTGCTGCACAAGGTCGAGGCCACACAGGTCGACGTGCCGCTGGATTATGTGGGCTTTCGCATTCCCAACAAGTTCGTCATCGGCTACGGCCTCGACTACGGCCAGCTCGCCCGCAATCTTGCTTCGATCTATATCCTGGACGATAATCCCTGA
- the tilS gene encoding tRNA lysidine(34) synthetase TilS, with protein MLPERVRRFIETEALLQPGQRVVVGVSGGVDSMVLLEVLRRLGYRPVVAHVNYRLRGADSDADEALVRRFCRRHRLPLRVARIDLKAHTGGRAIQATARRVRYTFFRRVARREGIDTVAVAHHRDDQAETLLLNLVRGSGLEGLLGMRPKRRLGRENIWLVRPLLPVSRAEIEVWAQAEGIPWREDVSNASLHYRRAVIRHEVLPLLVRHFGSGVAERLAHTAELLRAYYEATFLPDLRRRWQEVADGAVRALRLEALHAQPSVWQRRLILEALRRWLPGAPQHHRLVAQVVRLLQAQPGRRLELPQGTVWRDRDALRFRPRQWATWPDEGLLEPDRPLQLAGGTLVASVQETVPERLDEGTPLVAYVDADRIRWPLRVRRWQPGDRMQPLGMRGHRKVSDLLTDLKVPVDQRDRCYVVSQDSEIVWLVGYRLAEPFRVRPETRRVVKLCWKPDPPLPEKQ; from the coding sequence ATGCTACCCGAACGGGTTCGTCGCTTCATCGAGACCGAAGCCCTGTTGCAGCCCGGTCAGCGGGTGGTGGTGGGCGTCAGTGGCGGCGTGGACTCGATGGTCCTGCTCGAAGTGTTGCGGCGTCTGGGCTATCGACCGGTGGTGGCGCACGTCAACTATCGGCTGCGCGGGGCTGATTCGGACGCCGACGAAGCGCTTGTGCGGCGGTTCTGCCGCCGGCATCGCCTGCCGCTGCGTGTGGCCCGCATTGACCTGAAAGCCCACACGGGCGGCCGGGCCATTCAGGCGACGGCCCGGCGGGTGCGCTATACATTTTTCCGGCGCGTGGCCCGGCGAGAAGGGATCGATACGGTGGCCGTGGCGCACCATCGCGACGATCAGGCCGAGACATTGCTGCTGAACCTGGTGCGGGGCAGTGGGCTGGAAGGGCTGTTGGGTATGCGGCCGAAGCGCAGGCTGGGGCGGGAAAACATCTGGCTGGTGCGGCCGCTGCTTCCGGTGAGCCGGGCCGAGATCGAAGTCTGGGCGCAGGCCGAGGGCATTCCCTGGCGGGAGGATGTGAGCAATGCCAGCCTGCACTATCGGCGCGCCGTCATCCGGCACGAGGTGCTGCCGCTGCTGGTGCGACACTTCGGGTCGGGTGTGGCCGAACGGCTGGCGCACACGGCCGAGCTGCTCCGGGCCTACTACGAGGCGACGTTCCTGCCCGACTTGCGGCGGCGCTGGCAGGAGGTGGCGGACGGGGCCGTCCGGGCGCTGCGCCTGGAGGCGCTCCACGCGCAGCCGTCGGTCTGGCAGCGGCGCCTGATCCTGGAAGCCCTGCGGCGCTGGTTGCCGGGCGCCCCGCAACACCATCGCCTGGTGGCCCAGGTGGTCCGCCTGCTGCAGGCGCAACCGGGCCGTCGTCTGGAGCTGCCGCAGGGAACGGTCTGGCGCGACCGCGACGCGCTACGCTTCCGGCCGCGACAGTGGGCTACTTGGCCCGACGAGGGACTACTGGAGCCCGACCGACCATTGCAACTGGCCGGCGGCACACTGGTCGCCAGCGTGCAGGAGACCGTGCCCGAGCGTCTCGACGAAGGTACGCCGCTGGTGGCCTACGTGGACGCCGACCGAATCCGGTGGCCACTGCGCGTGCGTCGCTGGCAGCCCGGCGACCGCATGCAGCCGCTGGGCATGCGTGGCCACAGAAAAGTCAGTGACCTGCTGACTGACCTGAAAGTGCCCGTCGATCAACGTGACCGCTGCTACGTAGTCTCTCAGGACAGTGAGATCGTCTGGCTGGTGGGCTATCGGCTGGCCGAGCCATTTCGAGTACGGCCCGAAACCCGCCGCGTAGTGAAACTCTGCTGGAAACCCGACCCGCCCCTACCCGAAAAGCAGTGA
- a CDS encoding phosphatidate cytidylyltransferase: MKNRRRVERTRSAASNLLLRVLTALVGIPLLVGALWLGGWVFTGVVVAMAVAGMIESYRLLGLAGLPAYRAGGLVLGLLLVLVPVWPPAFPLAVVWGVGLLVRAPFRRVPLSEAPVRLAATFFGALYPAALLGSLLALRLHPGPEDRQAFWLTLGLLVMIWAADTLAYAVGRIMGKRPLAPRVSPGKTWEGFAGGLGGALLAAVVLRLSVLDFLAWPHVLVLGLLCGTIGPPGDLAESLLKRAAGVKDSGNLLPGHGGVLDRFDALVVVAPLAYCYLRWVAGLYG, translated from the coding sequence ATGAAGAACCGCCGACGGGTTGAGCGCACGCGCAGCGCGGCGTCCAATCTGCTGCTCCGGGTGCTGACGGCCCTGGTCGGCATTCCCTTGCTGGTGGGGGCGCTGTGGCTGGGCGGATGGGTGTTCACCGGCGTGGTGGTGGCGATGGCCGTGGCCGGCATGATCGAAAGCTACCGGCTCCTGGGACTGGCAGGGCTGCCAGCCTACCGGGCCGGCGGTCTGGTGCTGGGATTGCTGCTCGTGCTGGTACCGGTCTGGCCGCCGGCTTTCCCACTGGCTGTCGTCTGGGGGGTGGGCCTGCTCGTACGGGCGCCGTTTCGGCGCGTGCCGCTTTCGGAAGCTCCGGTGCGGCTGGCCGCCACCTTCTTCGGGGCGCTGTATCCGGCCGCGTTGCTGGGCAGTCTGCTGGCGCTGCGGCTGCATCCGGGTCCGGAAGACCGGCAGGCCTTCTGGCTCACGCTGGGGCTGCTCGTGATGATCTGGGCGGCCGATACGCTGGCCTACGCCGTGGGGCGAATCATGGGAAAACGGCCGCTGGCTCCGCGCGTCTCGCCGGGAAAAACGTGGGAGGGCTTCGCCGGCGGATTGGGAGGAGCGCTGCTGGCGGCCGTCGTGCTACGCCTGAGCGTGCTCGACTTTCTGGCCTGGCCGCATGTGCTCGTGCTGGGACTGCTCTGCGGGACGATCGGGCCGCCGGGCGATCTGGCCGAAAGCCTGCTCAAACGCGCCGCCGGTGTCAAGGACTCGGGCAACCTGCTGCCCGGACACGGCGGCGTGCTCGACCGCTTCGACGCGCTCGTCGTGGTGGCTCCGCTGGCCTACTGCTACCTGCGCTGGGTGGCCGGTCTCTATGGCTGA
- a CDS encoding DUF2007 domain-containing protein, translated as MSDTSRHEDWVEVFRSSTDYEADMVRDRLDDAGIPAIVFTQRDHVFNLNVGNLALVSVRVPASYAEAARRILAETVDDETLRQAAEAADPGAPPAHDPETEARLDSGADHLGLDLPDDEEPPTG; from the coding sequence ATGAGCGACACTTCCCGCCACGAAGACTGGGTCGAGGTCTTTCGAAGCAGCACCGACTACGAGGCCGATATGGTGCGCGATCGGCTGGACGATGCCGGCATTCCGGCCATCGTTTTTACGCAGCGTGATCACGTCTTCAACCTGAACGTGGGCAACTTGGCGCTGGTCAGCGTGCGCGTGCCGGCTAGCTATGCCGAGGCCGCCCGCCGCATTCTGGCAGAGACGGTAGACGACGAAACGCTGCGCCAGGCGGCCGAAGCAGCTGATCCCGGAGCGCCGCCCGCACACGATCCGGAGACAGAGGCGCGGCTCGACTCGGGCGCCGATCATCTGGGACTGGACCTGCCCGACGATGAAGAACCGCCGACGGGTTGA